A part of Nostoc sp. HK-01 genomic DNA contains:
- a CDS encoding transposase, IS605 OrfB family protein produces the protein MLVFEFKAYGKSTQLAAIDDAIRTAKFIRNSCIRLWMDVQGTSKNDLQKYCAVLAANFPFANELNSMARQASAERAWSSISRFYENCKKGISGKKGFPQFQKDCRSVEYKSTGWKLADNRKSITFTDKKGIGRLKLKGTRDLHFYQPNQIKRVRLVKRADGVYVQFCVDANRSENIEATGKTVGLDVGLKEYYTDSNGLVVENPKFLRKGEKVLKRSQRRVSRKVKGSKNRGKARQLLGNRHLKISRQRKDHAVKLARCVVQSNDLIAYEDLRIKNMVKNHCLAKSINDASWYQFRVWVEYFGKVFKRVTVAVNPQYTSQECSNCGEIVKKTLSTRTHVCKCGCSMDRDENAARIILSRGLGTVGHTGTFALDASNARGDATSTLVGESLYEQVMS, from the coding sequence ATGCTAGTTTTTGAATTCAAAGCTTATGGGAAATCAACGCAATTAGCGGCAATAGATGATGCAATTCGTACCGCCAAATTCATCCGCAATAGCTGTATTCGGCTATGGATGGATGTTCAAGGCACGAGTAAAAATGACTTGCAGAAATATTGCGCTGTACTTGCGGCTAATTTCCCCTTCGCAAATGAACTCAATTCAATGGCTCGTCAAGCTAGTGCTGAACGGGCGTGGTCATCGATCTCCAGGTTTTATGAAAACTGTAAAAAGGGCATCTCTGGCAAGAAAGGTTTTCCCCAATTCCAGAAAGATTGTCGCTCGGTTGAGTACAAATCTACCGGATGGAAGCTTGCAGATAATCGCAAATCCATAACCTTTACTGACAAAAAAGGTATTGGTCGTCTAAAACTCAAAGGGACTCGTGATTTGCATTTCTACCAACCCAACCAAATCAAACGGGTGAGATTGGTAAAACGTGCAGATGGTGTATATGTTCAATTTTGTGTTGATGCAAACCGTTCTGAAAACATAGAAGCAACTGGTAAAACAGTGGGCTTAGATGTTGGATTAAAAGAGTACTACACCGATTCTAACGGGTTGGTAGTTGAGAACCCTAAATTTTTGCGTAAAGGCGAGAAAGTTCTCAAACGTTCACAACGCCGTGTTTCTAGAAAGGTAAAAGGCTCAAAAAATCGGGGTAAAGCTAGGCAGCTTTTAGGTAATCGCCACCTCAAAATAAGTAGGCAACGTAAAGACCATGCGGTGAAATTAGCACGGTGCGTAGTTCAGTCCAACGACTTGATAGCCTACGAAGATTTGAGGATTAAAAATATGGTGAAAAATCATTGTTTAGCTAAGTCTATTAATGACGCATCTTGGTATCAGTTTCGTGTCTGGGTTGAGTATTTTGGTAAAGTATTTAAACGTGTCACGGTTGCGGTTAATCCGCAATACACAAGCCAAGAATGCTCTAACTGTGGTGAAATTGTGAAGAAAACACTATCCACTAGGACACACGTTTGTAAATGTGGTTGTTCGATGGATAGGGATGAAAACGCAGCCAGGATCATCCTTAGTCGAGGATTGGGTACGGTAGGGCATACCGGAACCTTTGCGCTAGACGCAAGCAACGCTCGGGGAGATGCAACCTCTACTCTTGTTGGTGAAAGCCTGTATGAGCAAGTTATGTCTTAG
- a CDS encoding integral membrane sensor signal transduction histidine kinase — protein MRQPSQNHLSQQLLMGFGISLATVGLTTLGLNYFLIQSKLEQELEQRGQSITQGVGFSTEGLIELGNTSIIQRVVQNYATLPTVIEVAIVSPNGQTLARSGAELENPPYASIYPGLAYVLKQSSQTGLQGSFRISIDGKPALVEILPFSSTLFGQANRRGLVIAILDVQELQYQAWQTLSTSTIILIIGMSAILVLMTGMIQRFVLHPLQRLNKAVTDSHSIDHYVMPSGLPNNEILFLAQTIQQAATRVEAYQQLEQEVAQRKQAQAALLESEAQLRQQAQDLEKAIQDLQQAQLQIIQSEKMSALGSLVAGVAHEINNPVCFIHGNLTHVNNYTQDLLQLIDLYQQQYPHSTETIQTAEQAIDLEFVKQDFPKLLSSMKIGTERIQGIVQSLRNFSRLDEAEFKAVNVHEGIESTLLILQKRLKAQTGSDKIEVIKDYGHLPLVECYPGQLNQVFMNLLSNALDALEELTFNQQPSTHNKLQQKTNPAICIVTQVLADKTISIHISDNGSGMDETVKAKLFDPFFTTKPVGKGTGLGLSISYQIVVGNHKGKLYCHSALGQGTEFVIEIPIHQSGRILR, from the coding sequence ATGAGGCAGCCATCTCAAAATCACTTATCCCAGCAACTACTGATGGGTTTCGGGATTTCTTTAGCAACAGTTGGCTTAACTACATTGGGATTAAACTACTTTTTGATTCAATCAAAACTGGAGCAGGAACTAGAACAACGTGGCCAATCAATTACCCAAGGAGTTGGGTTTTCCACAGAAGGATTAATCGAACTGGGAAATACGAGCATTATCCAGCGAGTGGTACAAAACTATGCCACATTACCAACGGTTATAGAAGTTGCGATTGTCAGTCCAAATGGACAAACCCTAGCCAGAAGTGGGGCAGAACTAGAAAACCCACCTTATGCTTCAATTTACCCAGGACTGGCTTATGTCCTCAAACAGTCTTCCCAAACAGGCTTGCAAGGAAGTTTTAGAATCTCAATAGACGGTAAGCCAGCATTAGTTGAAATTTTGCCCTTTAGCAGCACACTGTTTGGTCAGGCAAACCGACGCGGATTAGTGATCGCTATTCTTGATGTCCAAGAACTACAATATCAAGCTTGGCAAACTCTCTCTACCTCTACCATTATCTTAATCATTGGGATGTCAGCCATTCTAGTGCTGATGACAGGAATGATTCAGCGATTTGTCTTACATCCACTCCAACGTTTGAATAAAGCCGTTACCGATAGTCACAGCATTGACCATTATGTGATGCCCAGTGGATTGCCAAATAACGAAATCCTATTTCTTGCCCAGACAATTCAACAGGCGGCTACACGAGTAGAGGCTTACCAGCAACTTGAACAAGAAGTAGCCCAGCGAAAGCAAGCCCAAGCCGCATTACTGGAATCAGAAGCACAACTGCGGCAGCAAGCCCAAGATTTGGAGAAAGCCATCCAAGACTTACAGCAAGCTCAACTACAAATCATTCAAAGTGAGAAAATGTCTGCTTTAGGCAGTCTGGTTGCAGGTGTTGCTCACGAAATTAACAATCCAGTTTGCTTTATTCACGGCAATCTAACTCATGTTAACAATTACACTCAGGATCTTTTACAATTAATCGACCTTTACCAACAACAATATCCTCATTCTACAGAAACGATCCAGACAGCAGAGCAAGCCATTGACCTAGAATTTGTTAAACAAGACTTTCCCAAACTGCTCAGTTCGATGAAAATAGGAACAGAACGCATTCAGGGAATTGTGCAATCTTTACGCAACTTCTCCCGTCTGGATGAAGCTGAGTTTAAAGCAGTAAATGTGCATGAGGGTATTGAAAGTACATTGCTGATCTTGCAAAAACGTCTCAAGGCACAAACAGGCTCTGACAAAATTGAAGTAATTAAAGATTACGGTCACTTACCCTTGGTTGAGTGTTACCCTGGTCAACTGAATCAGGTGTTCATGAATCTTTTATCAAATGCGCTCGATGCTTTAGAAGAGTTAACTTTCAACCAACAACCTTCTACTCATAACAAATTACAACAAAAAACCAATCCTGCAATTTGTATTGTTACGCAAGTCTTGGCAGACAAAACTATCTCAATTCACATTAGTGATAACGGCTCAGGGATGGATGAAACAGTAAAAGCGAAGTTATTTGACCCTTTCTTTACTACTAAACCAGTCGGGAAAGGGACAGGTTTAGGCTTATCCATTAGTTATCAAATTGTAGTGGGCAATCACAAGGGCAAGCTGTACTGTCATTCTGCACTAGGACAAGGAACTGAGTTTGTCATAGAAATTCCAATTCATCAGTCGGGTCGTATACTTAGATGA
- a CDS encoding putative signal peptide protein, with amino-acid sequence MKRKTESSWTIANLFFACGISVLSAKLVTAAVTYNVWPNNTTVVTADGSNQFGGNLSGLFYEPTTGTQQAVLWGVQNSPSKLYNLVWNGSNFIKNTANGWSSGKTLRYPNGTGAPDAEGVTKAELSSTTIYVSTERDGSGSNRFSVLSYDISSSATTLNATREWNLTSNLPTVKSTNLGLEAIAWVPDSYLQANGFIDESTNQPYNPANYPLHGTGLFFVGLEANGQIYAYALNSDSTYRRIATIASGNAQIMDLSFDRDNQTLWAYCDNNCNNRSTLLSIDTTVGSPTKGKFIINKGYERPSSMPNINNEGIAIAPNSECTNNLKQFFWADDSETNGHALRRGTIPCGRLF; translated from the coding sequence ATGAAACGTAAAACAGAATCTTCTTGGACGATAGCAAACCTTTTTTTTGCTTGCGGCATCAGTGTATTGAGTGCGAAATTAGTAACAGCCGCTGTGACATACAATGTGTGGCCTAACAACACAACTGTAGTCACTGCGGATGGCTCCAACCAGTTTGGTGGTAATCTCAGTGGTTTATTCTACGAGCCAACCACGGGAACACAACAAGCGGTATTGTGGGGAGTGCAAAATTCACCATCAAAACTCTATAACTTGGTTTGGAACGGTAGTAACTTTATCAAAAATACTGCTAATGGTTGGAGTTCGGGAAAAACGTTACGTTATCCCAATGGGACTGGTGCGCCGGATGCGGAAGGAGTGACCAAAGCCGAGCTTTCTTCAACGACTATCTATGTTTCGACTGAGCGAGATGGCAGTGGCTCAAACCGTTTCAGCGTACTGAGTTATGACATTAGCAGTAGTGCCACCACTCTCAATGCTACGAGGGAATGGAACTTAACTTCTAATTTGCCAACGGTTAAATCCACTAACCTCGGCTTGGAAGCGATCGCTTGGGTGCCAGATAGTTATTTACAGGCTAATGGATTCATTGATGAAAGTACCAATCAGCCCTATAATCCAGCCAATTATCCGCTACATGGTACAGGATTATTCTTCGTGGGACTGGAAGCAAATGGACAAATTTACGCCTACGCACTTAATTCTGATTCTACATACAGACGTATTGCTACGATCGCAAGTGGTAATGCACAGATAATGGATTTATCTTTCGACCGTGATAATCAGACTTTATGGGCATATTGCGACAACAATTGCAATAACCGTTCAACTTTATTGTCCATCGATACTACAGTTGGTTCGCCAACGAAAGGCAAATTCATCATTAACAAAGGTTACGAACGTCCAAGTTCAATGCCTAACATCAATAATGAAGGCATTGCTATTGCGCCAAATTCTGAATGTACCAACAATTTAAAACAATTCTTCTGGGCAGATGATTCTGAAACTAATGGTCATGCGCTTCGTCGAGGCACAATTCCTTGTGGACGATTGTTTTAA
- a CDS encoding WD repeat protein has product MKLSFLYKTLTLVSLCLPIALSMIANYRVIANTSNTPTNTEQLKRLKLTLSGHTAPVRALNLSSNGQVFASGSDDKTIKLWNPATGALIRTLTGHKERIKSILITPDNQTLISTSFDNTIRFWNIQTGSEVRIIGEKTGVSAMLLTPDGQTLISGSGDGTIKFRNLKTRKIDRILKVETTVLAINRDGKTLYSGGENGGKIRVWNLVTGKQQNSFTPPLPRKEDLISGSERASAPITLAVSNDGKMLLSGGYDDSFQSGGVRTTDGKSFKAWELTTGKLVHNLSLGTSIDALIISPDNKTFVTGGLGREIVVRDIKTAKSVMELTGHAGGIYGLAISSDGKTLYSGSGDKSIKVWQIKP; this is encoded by the coding sequence ATGAAATTAAGTTTTCTATATAAAACCTTAACATTAGTTAGCCTTTGCTTACCTATAGCCTTGAGTATGATTGCTAACTATCGGGTGATAGCAAATACGTCTAATACTCCTACAAATACAGAACAACTAAAGCGACTAAAATTAACTTTATCAGGACATACTGCACCTGTGCGTGCATTGAATCTTTCTTCCAATGGTCAAGTTTTTGCTAGTGGTAGTGATGATAAAACAATCAAACTGTGGAATCCAGCTACAGGCGCGTTAATTCGCACTTTAACTGGACATAAGGAGCGCATTAAATCAATATTGATTACTCCAGATAATCAAACTCTGATTAGTACAAGTTTCGATAACACTATCAGATTTTGGAATATACAAACAGGCTCAGAAGTTCGCATAATTGGTGAAAAAACAGGTGTGAGCGCAATGTTGTTAACCCCTGATGGACAAACTTTAATTAGTGGTAGTGGCGATGGGACTATTAAATTTAGAAATCTCAAAACTCGAAAAATAGATCGGATATTGAAAGTAGAAACAACAGTACTTGCCATTAATCGTGATGGTAAAACCCTCTACAGTGGAGGTGAAAATGGTGGTAAAATTCGAGTTTGGAATTTAGTAACAGGTAAACAACAAAACAGTTTTACTCCACCATTACCGAGAAAAGAAGACCTCATTAGTGGTTCGGAACGAGCATCAGCCCCAATTACACTTGCTGTTAGTAATGATGGGAAAATGCTTCTGAGTGGTGGTTACGACGATAGTTTTCAATCAGGTGGAGTCAGAACTACAGATGGTAAAAGTTTTAAAGCTTGGGAGTTGACTACAGGAAAGCTAGTTCATAACTTGTCGTTGGGTACGAGTATTGATGCGTTAATTATCAGTCCCGATAACAAAACATTTGTTACTGGCGGGTTAGGTAGAGAAATTGTAGTGCGCGACATCAAAACAGCGAAATCAGTTATGGAACTGACTGGACACGCAGGTGGAATTTATGGGCTGGCGATAAGTAGTGATGGCAAGACTTTATATAGCGGTAGTGGTGATAAATCTATTAAAGTTTGGCAGATAAAACCTTAG
- a CDS encoding SNase-like nuclease, giving the protein MNQASILAASLLLLSGMPTVAQTSLPKMTVVSVGDGDTLRVHNQQGQPVTIRLACVDAPELKQNPWGQQSKARLQQLLPVGKSVQVRSIERDHYKRLVAEIFVNNRSVNLTMVQEGQAVVYRQYLQGCNSTKNQFLQAEADAKGKRLGFWNQSQPTMPWDFRRGQKPTQATNTRSPQVQQCDQSYPDICIPPNSADLNCPDIPYRRFKVLPPDPHGFDRDGDGVGCER; this is encoded by the coding sequence ATGAACCAAGCCAGTATTCTCGCAGCATCCCTACTGCTACTTTCTGGAATGCCAACCGTAGCGCAAACGAGTCTCCCCAAGATGACAGTGGTTAGCGTGGGTGATGGTGATACTTTGAGAGTACACAATCAACAAGGGCAACCAGTGACCATCCGCTTGGCTTGCGTTGATGCACCCGAACTCAAACAGAACCCTTGGGGACAGCAGTCTAAAGCTCGCCTCCAGCAATTACTGCCAGTAGGTAAATCTGTGCAAGTTCGATCAATTGAGCGCGATCACTACAAAAGACTTGTGGCTGAGATTTTCGTGAATAACCGTTCGGTAAACCTAACAATGGTGCAAGAAGGACAGGCTGTAGTTTATCGGCAGTATCTCCAGGGGTGCAACAGTACCAAAAACCAGTTTCTGCAAGCTGAGGCTGATGCCAAAGGTAAAAGATTGGGATTTTGGAATCAATCACAGCCGACTATGCCTTGGGATTTCCGGCGAGGTCAAAAGCCAACTCAAGCAACAAATACGCGATCGCCGCAGGTGCAACAATGCGATCAGTCGTACCCAGATATTTGCATTCCGCCCAATTCGGCTGATTTGAATTGTCCTGATATTCCCTACCGCAGATTTAAAGTGCTTCCACCAGATCCGCACGGGTTTGATAGAGATGGGGATGGTGTGGGTTGTGAACGGTGA
- a CDS encoding putative transposase IS605 family protein translates to MFTDSLLVMIVTYCRLRYNDSMKYTYQYKAIPTTDQKLELNHWLRICQYWYNRQLGDRFDWWEMNRSRVDACPLVTVLPQLRDKPNYYSQKKYLPDLKKEPVTVEWSGEVLDLSRVPANTLQEVCKRVDKAFERFIAGDSNGNRSGKPRFKSHSRYRSLVIEGAGLELHSCSIAGKYLYVKVPKIGLIKIRSHRHLPDGAILKQLQFVKKNDGWFVNLRLEDPTIPTITPDSILPTWDNSLGVDAVLHEDDYLATSEGVKLPSLKVLRKNQRRLTRISQKKNARKRGSKARRKLAKREGRQHQKIARCRKDFQYKTAYELVRTGKKVFFHEDLNLKGLTKRNAPKQDQTGAYLPNGQRAKSGLNLSWADAAFGQFFQLLGHIAGKAGAIVIAKNPAYTSQLLSYRDEVIFTDTSIREYWDETELLRVDRDINAAIKLKRVGLDVFPTIKRRKGGIVIDDSITEDTSKEVLRILSGLARPLQRSA, encoded by the coding sequence ATGTTCACAGATTCTTTGCTGGTCATGATTGTAACGTATTGCAGATTGCGATACAATGATAGTATGAAATACACCTACCAGTACAAAGCAATTCCAACCACTGACCAGAAGCTAGAGTTAAATCATTGGCTGCGGATTTGCCAATATTGGTACAACCGTCAATTAGGAGATAGGTTTGATTGGTGGGAGATGAATCGCTCAAGAGTTGATGCTTGCCCGTTGGTAACAGTATTACCTCAACTGCGAGACAAGCCGAACTATTACAGCCAGAAGAAGTATCTACCAGACCTCAAGAAAGAGCCTGTAACTGTCGAATGGTCAGGCGAGGTGTTAGACTTATCACGGGTTCCTGCGAACACGCTGCAAGAAGTTTGTAAGCGAGTAGACAAAGCTTTTGAGCGATTCATCGCAGGTGACAGTAACGGCAACAGAAGCGGTAAACCTCGCTTTAAGTCGCACTCACGCTATCGTTCACTCGTAATTGAAGGAGCTGGACTGGAATTACATTCCTGCTCGATTGCTGGCAAATATTTGTATGTCAAAGTACCGAAAATTGGGCTGATTAAGATTCGCTCACATCGTCATTTGCCTGATGGCGCAATTCTCAAACAGCTTCAATTTGTCAAGAAAAATGATGGATGGTTCGTTAACCTGCGATTAGAAGATCCAACTATTCCAACGATAACACCCGATTCGATTCTGCCGACCTGGGATAATTCGCTAGGGGTGGATGCAGTACTTCATGAAGATGATTACCTTGCAACCTCTGAAGGTGTAAAACTTCCATCCCTCAAGGTGTTGCGAAAAAACCAGCGCAGACTGACTCGGATTTCACAGAAAAAGAATGCTCGTAAGCGCGGATCTAAGGCACGTCGTAAATTAGCAAAACGAGAAGGAAGACAGCATCAAAAGATTGCGAGATGTCGTAAGGATTTCCAATACAAAACCGCTTACGAATTGGTGAGAACGGGTAAAAAAGTTTTCTTCCATGAAGACCTTAATCTTAAAGGTCTGACAAAACGTAATGCACCCAAACAAGACCAGACGGGTGCTTATCTCCCCAACGGGCAAAGGGCAAAGTCTGGATTAAACCTGTCTTGGGCGGATGCTGCGTTTGGTCAATTCTTTCAATTGCTAGGTCACATAGCTGGAAAAGCTGGAGCTATAGTAATTGCAAAGAATCCTGCTTATACGTCTCAATTGCTCTCGTATCGGGATGAAGTGATTTTCACTGATACCAGCATTCGTGAGTATTGGGATGAAACAGAATTGCTGAGGGTGGATAGAGACATCAATGCTGCTATCAAATTAAAGCGGGTGGGGCTGGACGTGTTCCCCACCATAAAACGCCGTAAGGGTGGAATCGTAATAGATGATTCTATTACTGAGGATACCTCGAAGGAAGTTCTACGCATTCTGTCAGGCCTTGCCCGCCCGCTTCAACGGAGTGCCTGA
- a CDS encoding molybdopterin-dependent oxidoreductase alpha subunit, which produces MDTNPQPQPPFHETNENTPEIGGGLPVIEYWAKHTLSPEGPHLWKTLFHKSACLSCSWGTGGQKGGFTNEAGEKLQRCMKSVEAISAEIQPPVPVHFFDSHKIADLQQLSSMEADLLGRLSFPVIRRAGSDHYERISWDEIYAIATAAFQKPAERVASYSSGRGSNEAAFLLQLLLRTLGSNNLADCSDLCHAPSTTALKEMFGTNTSIVSLESLKQADCVVLAGANSAYNHPRLMNELIKLRERGGKVIVINPVMEIGLVKFGSPAFPVKSLIPGSDIASLYLQPIPGSDVALFVGIQKALIEQGFVQYDFLQAHTQGWEAVLEQARSLCWETITTTCGVSKAEIVTAATIIGTSKGVVFGWAMGITQQTNGVDNVYSIANTALISGQIARMGAGVMPVRGHSNVQGFGSMGVTVKLKEEIKQALEQLLGRSLNLPKGYHTRDLIEAAQAGKVDSLICVGGNLYGANPDSAQAKRALGNIDTIIYLATKPNIGHFNGLAKTNTIIIPVLNRFENPHKTTVESGNNFVRLNDQGKTHLKNADLISEVEFLTELAHRLLGNYPVEWRKLQDTRYVRQLIARTIPGYEKIATIDDTNEEFTISGRIVTEPHFKTPSGKAKMLTTPLPNLALPQPQDFDIDESANSLVLALMTGRSYSQHNTVVYKIDDQYRGMPHRHCILMNRLDAEKIGLAQHDLVTVQGDADKLENVEVIYGAVREGAALMFYPEVNVIFKARTETRCGTPAYKRVPVLVYGKQRSRL; this is translated from the coding sequence ATGGATACCAACCCCCAGCCCCAACCGCCTTTCCACGAAACCAATGAAAACACCCCAGAAATTGGTGGTGGGTTGCCTGTAATTGAGTATTGGGCAAAGCACACGCTGTCACCAGAAGGGCCACATCTTTGGAAGACCCTGTTTCACAAGAGTGCTTGCCTGTCATGCTCCTGGGGGACTGGTGGACAAAAAGGTGGATTCACCAATGAAGCAGGTGAGAAATTACAACGCTGCATGAAAAGTGTAGAAGCAATTTCAGCCGAAATTCAACCTCCAGTTCCAGTCCACTTCTTTGATTCGCACAAGATTGCTGACCTACAACAGCTATCTTCTATGGAAGCGGATCTATTGGGAAGACTGAGCTTTCCAGTGATTCGACGGGCAGGTAGTGACCACTATGAGCGCATTTCTTGGGATGAAATTTATGCGATCGCCACGGCTGCATTTCAGAAACCAGCAGAGCGAGTTGCATCCTACAGTTCTGGGCGCGGCTCCAACGAAGCGGCATTTTTACTACAACTACTGCTGCGAACCTTGGGTTCCAATAATTTAGCAGATTGTTCAGACTTGTGCCATGCTCCTTCCACAACCGCACTCAAAGAGATGTTTGGTACAAACACCTCAATCGTTAGCCTGGAAAGCTTGAAGCAGGCAGATTGTGTAGTGTTAGCAGGGGCAAATTCCGCTTACAACCATCCACGTTTGATGAATGAGTTGATCAAACTGCGAGAGCGGGGTGGCAAAGTGATTGTAATCAATCCCGTGATGGAAATTGGATTGGTGAAATTTGGCTCTCCGGCATTCCCCGTTAAATCTCTGATTCCTGGTTCTGACATTGCTTCATTATATCTTCAGCCGATTCCAGGTAGTGATGTGGCGCTGTTTGTGGGCATTCAGAAAGCGTTAATTGAACAGGGGTTTGTGCAGTACGACTTTTTGCAAGCCCATACCCAAGGGTGGGAAGCGGTCTTAGAACAGGCGCGATCGCTTTGTTGGGAAACTATTACTACTACCTGCGGCGTATCCAAAGCAGAAATTGTCACAGCAGCAACCATCATTGGCACATCAAAAGGTGTGGTTTTTGGTTGGGCAATGGGAATTACCCAACAGACAAATGGTGTCGATAATGTCTACAGCATCGCCAATACAGCGTTAATTAGCGGACAGATTGCCAGAATGGGAGCCGGAGTCATGCCGGTGCGGGGACATTCCAACGTCCAGGGCTTTGGCTCAATGGGTGTCACAGTCAAGCTCAAAGAAGAGATTAAGCAGGCGTTAGAGCAGTTGTTGGGGCGATCGCTAAATTTACCCAAAGGTTATCACACTCGTGACCTGATTGAAGCAGCCCAAGCGGGCAAAGTGGATAGTCTCATCTGTGTAGGTGGCAATCTCTATGGTGCTAATCCTGACTCAGCACAGGCAAAACGGGCATTGGGTAACATCGATACTATCATCTATCTCGCTACTAAACCCAACATTGGGCACTTTAACGGCTTGGCGAAAACGAATACAATCATCATTCCCGTCCTCAACCGATTTGAAAACCCCCACAAAACCACCGTTGAATCGGGTAACAACTTTGTGCGCCTCAATGATCAAGGCAAAACTCACCTGAAAAATGCAGATTTAATTTCTGAAGTCGAGTTTTTAACTGAACTGGCCCATCGCTTGCTGGGTAATTATCCCGTCGAATGGCGCAAACTGCAAGATACTCGCTACGTGCGGCAACTGATAGCTAGAACTATTCCTGGCTATGAAAAAATTGCGACGATTGATGACACCAACGAAGAGTTCACCATCTCTGGGCGCATCGTCACCGAACCCCATTTCAAAACGCCGTCAGGTAAGGCAAAAATGTTGACTACGCCACTGCCGAATCTGGCTCTACCTCAACCTCAAGACTTTGACATTGATGAAAGCGCGAATAGTCTTGTGCTGGCATTAATGACTGGACGCAGTTATTCCCAACACAACACAGTGGTTTACAAAATTGATGATCAGTACCGAGGAATGCCCCATCGCCACTGCATTTTGATGAATCGCTTGGATGCAGAAAAGATTGGGTTAGCCCAACATGATCTCGTCACAGTACAGGGCGATGCCGACAAACTAGAGAACGTGGAAGTGATTTACGGTGCTGTACGCGAAGGTGCAGCGTTGATGTTTTATCCCGAAGTGAATGTCATTTTTAAAGCTAGAACAGAAACGCGCTGCGGTACGCCTGCTTACAAACGGGTGCCAGTGCTAGTGTATGGAAAACAGCGCTCTCGACTTTGA
- a CDS encoding phospholipase/carboxylesterase, which produces MTVSIQKTAEFLEQVHQLESRLGLKNEACRSRFLVHPNSTSKVCLFLHGFTAAPYQFEPIGKAFFNKGYNVLVPLQPGHGLAGDWNSQTPPPLPTDIQTYQQFVLEWLQIAQTLGEQVVVGGLSTGGTLAAWLALEHPQVIERALLFTPFLGSSNSLFDQLIKILPIYFEWFNKDAPGNFGYKGFLIPALRIFLELAQEILEQAQKKVAAPILMVCSESDRAVNRTQQRELFKMLLKHQPKSWYYCFDDSLHIEHRMMTKLEDNDYEELVITLARAFVNSDLTWVQFQQMATRIAQGETYEQIKRELHLDSQASQQLSAMMTQHLGCDRLKCINPSEA; this is translated from the coding sequence ATGACAGTGAGTATTCAAAAGACTGCTGAATTTCTAGAACAAGTTCATCAATTAGAGTCTAGACTTGGGCTGAAGAACGAGGCTTGTCGTTCAAGATTCTTGGTGCATCCGAACTCCACGTCAAAAGTGTGTCTTTTCTTGCATGGCTTCACCGCAGCACCCTATCAATTTGAGCCAATTGGCAAAGCTTTCTTCAACAAAGGATATAACGTTTTAGTTCCGCTACAACCCGGTCATGGCCTTGCAGGTGATTGGAATAGCCAAACTCCGCCGCCACTACCAACCGACATTCAGACTTATCAACAATTTGTTTTAGAGTGGTTGCAGATTGCTCAAACATTAGGTGAACAAGTTGTAGTTGGTGGTTTATCAACGGGTGGAACTTTAGCAGCTTGGTTGGCTTTAGAACACCCCCAGGTAATTGAACGGGCTTTATTGTTCACACCTTTTTTAGGCAGCAGTAATTCATTATTTGATCAGCTGATTAAGATTTTGCCAATTTACTTTGAATGGTTCAACAAGGATGCACCAGGTAATTTTGGCTATAAAGGTTTTCTGATTCCTGCATTAAGAATATTTCTAGAATTAGCACAGGAGATTTTAGAACAGGCTCAAAAAAAAGTTGCTGCACCTATCTTAATGGTTTGTAGTGAAAGTGATCGCGCTGTTAACCGCACTCAACAGCGCGAATTGTTTAAAATGCTCCTCAAGCACCAACCAAAATCTTGGTATTACTGCTTTGATGATTCGCTACACATCGAACATCGCATGATGACTAAACTGGAAGATAATGATTATGAAGAACTTGTCATTACCCTTGCCAGAGCATTTGTTAACAGTGATTTAACCTGGGTACAGTTTCAGCAAATGGCAACCCGCATCGCCCAGGGTGAAACTTATGAGCAAATCAAGCGAGAATTGCACCTTGATAGTCAAGCATCCCAGCAATTATCTGCAATGATGACTCAACATTTGGGTTGCGATCGCCTCAAGTGTATCAATCCATCTGAGGCATAA